From one Triticum urartu cultivar G1812 chromosome 3, Tu2.1, whole genome shotgun sequence genomic stretch:
- the LOC125549348 gene encoding uncharacterized protein LOC125549348, translating into MTSSSAASSSHLHITITNASSTITTNTNATKSQSQSQHHHSSSVSPRSGGSGGGGGGGTTNQACAACKYQRRKCNPDCPLAPYFPADQQRRFLNAHRLFGVSNILKTLRRLKPELCDAAMQTLIYQAEMRAMDPVGGCCSMIIDLEHTSELLSAELAALQQHLDMCRQAASGVAGGDVMDGPCADLEVTSSNHQPKQLLLHADQDQVVDALYVAQEGADPVMQNGADHDDSRQPQYHGGQQQQQQQQLYDYFYYEATGAGSDEAGRKPSGSGVDINVDVMQHFDYDSSCEVDDHHKVDQLEPMISSSLEEHYQIGQKEYEMKVASFVDVLDVRPELQAVDGNADIGIKEELQEEDPKNNDDDIALRKAAHMAESSHCRLGLGF; encoded by the coding sequence ATgacctcctcctccgccgcctcctcctcccaccTCCATATTACCATCACCAACGcctcctccaccatcaccaccaacacCAACGCCACCAAATCGCAGTCGCAGTCGCAGCACCACCACTCCAGCAGCGTCTCCCCCCGCAGCGGTGGCTCCGgcggtgggggtgggggtggcacGACCAACCAGGCCTGCGCGGCGTGCAAGTACCAGCGGCGCAAGTGCAACCCCGACTGCCCCCTCGCGCCCTACTTCCCCGCCGACCAGCAGCGCCGGTTCCTCAACGCGCACCGCCTCTTCGGCGTCAGCAACATTCTCAAGACGCTGCGCCGCCTCAAGCCGGAGCTCTGCGACGCGGCCATGCAGACGCTCATTTACCAGGCGGAGATGCGCGCCATGGACCCCGTCGGAGGCTGCTGCAGCATGATCATCGACCTCGAGCACACCAGCGAGCTTCTGTCGGCCGAGCTCGCCGCCCTGCAACAGCACCTCGACATGTGCCGCCAGGCCGCATCTGGCGTGGCCGGCGGGGACGTCATGGACGGCCCGTGCGCTGACCTCGAGGTCACCTCCTCGAACCACCAGCCGAAGCAGCTGCTCCTCCACGCCGACCAAGATCAGGTCGTCGACGCGCTCTACGTCGCCCAAGAAGGCGCCGACCCCGTGATGCAAAATGGCGCCGATCACGACGACAGCCGGCAACCGCAATATCACGGTggacagcagcagcaacaacaacagcagctGTACGACTATTTCTACTACGAGGCAACCGGCGCCGGCAGCGATGAAGCCGGGAGAAAGCCCAGTGGCAGCGGCGTCGACATTAACGTCGACGTCATGCAGCATTTCGATTACGACTCCAGCTGTGAGGTTGATGATCATCACAAGGTGGATCAACTGGAGCCGATGATCTCGTCGAGCCTCGAAGAGCACTACCAGATCGGACAGAAGGAGTACGAGATGAAGGTGGCGTCATTCGTCGATGTGTTGGACGTCAGGCCGGAGCTGCAGGCGGTGGACGGGAACGCCGACATCGGCATCAAGGAGGAGCTACAGGAGGAGGATCCCAAGAATAACGATGACGACATCGCACTACGCAAAGCAGCACACATGGCTGAGTCGTCACATTGCAGGCTAGGGTTGGGCTTTTAA